A single genomic interval of Nymphalis io chromosome 30, ilAglIoxx1.1, whole genome shotgun sequence harbors:
- the LOC126779873 gene encoding uncharacterized protein LOC126779873 isoform X8, which yields MMFSMGKCSDRSRSGTESEAGGLVKTSLPSDEVASAVAAVSDEIGDILKDELGEAELADLNAEFDLLVELADAPQEDFQSLFEIAIGHRASGSGSSSSSWSGARGGRSRRPHRPQRVSRRRPIAKGKEMCRRRSAVARRAASLRVRRVEVVSDASDVGADSDSDDQWTELDNSGSTDTSSGKEMGGLDVDCPSYQHKGSQVEPPAMGQFLLPLLSADPTAPDPEHFLIRHEDILQLLASAEDSVRDDMPLEDDAAMDSAPDMLSGDIYDCEEPVVTPEDEAALLHFVCAEQAINSKEIPFKPVEEWLLGVYHSWCEISALMYTLIGTNMSVDMVKSDWSYRARFGCHCRLCLSLANNASALHRFLAALLADLAHGGNTASIGANIVRALRLTPGRDSRPADWDLQRLQRVKVCDDGASIIQNHLIRLARENEVADQIVNSICLCRVYERPFDKQYAMERLCKLLDNFKSASSITFKVEMVPEEGSGDSGAAQAAWSEAARARLARCLAPHQRRSTSERLAHMAARTAPHDLSAWSGYKHRCDCLTPRTLCAQQRKQLLRISFFGMMQAVNEFNGTKDLLDKAIDSKPDSSSRELQQGDGTGAKPPDSFDDRLSKSNSGLDMSDSNFTDDLDDSSSSPSSSSGSGGGRLCRSVRRLMRSIAAIERLMDRVLRHCDRWTDRDARRRVHAGLSEVDRKLMAMYRRLPDVHRRQLQLYRKQKRLSTVCTQLVGGPAPAPPPPGSPPPAPALAPCRLLCPEYHLQRFKEVRRKVMHMRDQQLYYHRLRMWLEDQLRQERNGLPDCNMTDLPKRKRRNLSPKLQKMASAPKRKLKPQLSQAIIRPHKILQMLKSKVSHHNQDVKSPYKEIDSAKSEAEPPEAFPLDKEENISDTETIVGERETGDICKEMKECLAKFASFALNSPEGNQRDEYDMQTELDSKYPESVSPPLQEMSPTTSEPIPVYGQKSQRIIAVNKIFNKDDKVIDFQSQVPEMNVPLNARAPARDASETKETENNEEKDDDEVDVFKYVIFGLKIKKAMEECQNIINSYNKDAKKRDDEEPPTLEQIVEVMLTLDKNSAEFLEKMDADDPIDMNAAMSKLSELVENMPQTLANMPEIASKLSEFANASTELPEFASIMNSLPDVNNDAQLTPETLKQIRDLKLSKRDNIKVTKNTAKRKINRRYKTDDDVFEFEGITEILKDEKDLQNIMKNKNNKDDFKDFLFSTSAQVVINKAFDYLKQNKSPELSKFLEEGKELLFLPRNSLNSEMYSKASTLFDNSVKDALSMTELRDIVKSRFNSWKHNVATKLKSIPIDILENEIEVMLDKFYSSIQDLASKQSNSESDKIIEKIDELNRNNDDSDNEGCSASKETLKQITKLLSTFAGNTLDLLIVKLSKMSDDKKSAVKSLKFKYLDVVRRCAESQQLVTWIFLDPEIAINVIQELTGLEVRKLDNAPDFSTMASDRKIDYFMNRLKETNRQYMETLPKRGLTGDEWLVMLYRLEQLEDMLRESFSKMGPPTKVVQTQASEAEILAARGLSKIIGKANVRIVKKTNQEAPKPVKKEEIPPNNEEDDKKCKSYALLAKCEAVLTSKGEKSLLDSFNAIKSYITQGLPVPETHKKHVITICSSIDAKLLDIEETLKSDKVETDLKDKSDLSLIDSDTELVAKYSAQALRNVKQTLNAVAFRNISRNGQTKSESDVCDTPKNSCKWTNDCVCDACKDSDVSSVCLGDIVKCYDDKSKNVLDDKKREKKVVQKTKQPAKACENGNHQQHVCKVGHGSCAGEGPADQPCNCCYCTVFGHAPPLTTPVPRNFNETRERLRSILNKKKQKCKTNGELESTPERSPPQLPSAPQTPQTPLTPQQSSTPPALPKTLPPTLTPAQAQQKRQAIENQQKQLADKMAKMVVTEKPEIKPKALQRSIPVQVNLQAALKAEGKVNASAMEQIRLQHYKQQQQAQMQQQMQQQQAQQQQGQQQQQQQQNKPEPIYDLPIHNKPTLTPEQQQQIRDQQQERHDALVRQHQMQIHKQHHLQIQKEYQMRQQQKQILKHQQQQQQQQQQQQQQQQQQQQQQKQQQQQQQQQQQQQQQQQQQQLLLQQQQKQQQQQQLQQQQQMRQSRQQQNTASISSRDTSVFSTSSGCSGGSCWRGRGGCNNRAEDPRDLDALLQYIEGPARHVDRGKKRAKKQRQKAKKTESRLESQLEQLRRELSGARATHGALHAAHGAAARDLHAARAALAALAGRKKGKKQKLNPAQQAKMQLVAEKLGDCTALFNTTAKELQIAERRVVDLSNRLNECQRNLAEARALQGKEVEVDVRQRPREIEPEIESIHRAIPATISDELTVLKMSETPRSQAQKQTESQKKQSWEQAIAHINQLAKGSMKEKKRQKEPQPQTQPQPQPQPKSEARPKEKKVTPPVVEPQPMSNKQRKLLARQQAEEEEKKKQQQQEAKVKKEKKPEPLKVENTKKEKKDTKKEEPKKKKEEKKDVKKEDKKGKENKQEVKATPSAKTKATQQQQQQQQQQQQSKKEKKKEGQVKPQVINITPDTTLEIVTKKNQSANEPEKPASCSIMEQLSSGVQVADLKLPPGITLTRVQPNEKKEAPVIKSVPLWAHSALPSAPTPAPRAPPVIAADPARLLFSAHAPREPPKTIIIPEQPPQPTGKSKKAKKKAKKAAAEANDQKHEGAKMVTLRNPMFHPNLPPVQIANPAQNKAEIRIPDPIPMPPAPCQATITPTSNGMYTIRNPLMSMMHQQNLMGIRSQNPQMAPAFNQPQYNYVNPNVYTPQAYVEPARNSPKIPENDFQHRIMNLASFTQKNDEGYSLFKTPDENPQKSFLTPEYFDDQAPKVVSPNPIGTRPDHNRNYENDSLFANPIQRPEPIGTPLKKDDEKQYSGLYTPFGHEDRNVFRNALFNDKQEPNAHSKVDDSSPYVNGELPYFQRLRAGSKLNNEVTIHYVTDSKFYKGQEACVRDESLFSRPQPRAWPDPHSHSVQSSVSSMTCESACDSGGTSPPQHRPESSVFLPDRSITNLSSLEVSEREIESFKRFDFYFEPPQHKPKVQLDVRDIAAALRHNQK from the exons CAGGTGGAACCTCCGGCGATGGGCCAATTCCTGTTGCCGCTTCTCAGTGCTGATCCGACCGCTCCAGATCCTGAGCACTTTCTGATCCGACACGAGGATATACTGCAG CTTCTTGCCTCTGCAGAGGACAGTGTCCGGGACGATATGCCTCTCGAAGATGACGCAGCTATGGACTCGGCGCCTGACAT GTTGAGCGGTGATATATATGACTGCGAGGAGCCAGTCGTGACGCCGGAAGACGAGGCAGCGCTTTTGCATTTCGTTTGTG CTGAGCAAGCGATTAACTCAAAGGAGATACCATTCAAGCCCGTTGAGGAATGGTTGTTAGGCGTTTATCATTCTTGGTGTGAAATAAGTGCACTGATGTACACACTTATCGGGACCAATAT GAGCGTGGATATGGTGAAGTCGGACTGGTCGTATCGAGCGCGCTTCGGCTGCCACTGCCGGCTGTGCCTGTCGCTGGCCAACAACGCGTCAGCGCTGCACCGCTTCCTCGCAGCGCTGCTCGCCGACCTCGCGCACG GTGGTAACACGGCGTCCATTGGTGCGAACATAGTTCGAGCGCTCCGTCTCACTCCGGGCAGGGATAGTCGGCCAGCGGACTGGGATCTCCAGAGGCTACAGCGCGTCAAAGTTTGCGACGACG GTGCCTCAATTATTCAGAATCATCTAATAAGGTTAGCGCGAGAGAATGAAGTGGCTGATCAGATCGTCAACAGCATCTGTCTGTGTCGAGTCTACGAACGACCGTTTGATAAGCA atATGCAATGGAGAGGTTGTGCAAGTTGTTGGATAATTTTAAGAGCGCTTCATCTATtacttttaag GTCGAGATGGTTCCAGAGGAGGGCTCGGGAGACTCGGGCGCGGCGCAGGCTGCGTGGAGCGAGGCGGCGCGGGCCAGGCTGGCGCGCTGCCTGGCGCCGCACCAGCGACGGTCCACCAGCGAGCGCCTCGCGCACATGGCCGCGCGCACCGCGCCGCACGACC TGAGCGCGTGGTCCGGCTACAAGCATCGCTGCGACTGTCTCACGCCGAGGACTCTGTGCGCTCAACAACGAAAGCAGCTGCTGAG AATATCATTCTTCGGTATGATGCAAGCTGTGAACGAGTTCAACGGGACTAAGGATTTGTTGGATAAG gcGATAGATTCGAAGCCTGATAGTTCAAGCAGGGAGTTGCAGCAAGGGGACGGAACGGGTGCCAA GCCTCCCGATTCGTTCGACGATCGTTTGAGCAAGTCGAACTCTGGTTTGGATATGAGCGACTCGAATTTCACGGATGACCTTGACGATA GCTCGTCGTCGCCGTCGTCGTCGTCGGGCTCGGGCGGCGGGCGGCTGTGCCGCTCGGTGCGGCGCCTCATGCGCTCCATCGCCGCCATCGAGCGCCTCATGGACCGCGTGCTGCGCCACTGCGACCGCTGGACCGACCGCGACGCCAG ACGCCGCGTGCACGCCGGTCTGTCGGAGGTGGACCGGAAGCTGATGGCGATGTATCGACGTCTCCCCGATGTGCACCGACGACAGTTGCAGCTCTATCGGAAGCAAAAGAGATTATCCACG GTGTGCACGCAGCTGGTGGGCgggcccgcgcccgcgccgccgccgcccggctcgccgccgcccgcgcccgcgctcGCGCCGTGCCGCCTGCTGTGCCCCGAGTACCACCTGCAGCGCTTCAAGGAG GTTCGTCGCAAGGTGATGCACATGCGAGATCAGCAGCTGTACTACCATCGGCTGAGAATGTGGCTCGAGGACCAGCTGCGACAGGAAAGGAACGG cTTACCAGATTGCAACATGACAGATCTACCGAAACGGAAGCGTCGTAATTTAAGTCCAAAATTACAGAAAATGGCGTCAGCTCCAAAACGGAAGTTAAAGCCTCAACTGTCTCAAGCGATTATCAGACctcataaaatattacaaatgctcAAAAGTAAAGTATCCCACCATAATCAAGACGTAAAGTCCCCCTACAAAGAAATAGATAGCGCTAAATCAGAGGCGGAACCGCCGGAAGCGTTCCCATTAGACAAGGAAGAGAATATAAGCGATACGGAAACGATAGTAGGTGAAAGAGAGACAGGGGATATTTGCAAAGAAATGAAAGAATGTCTGGCTAAATTCGCAAGTTTTGCTCTGAACAGTCCGGAGGGTAATCAGAGAGATGAATACGATATGCAAACAGAATTGGACAGTAAATATCCAGAGTCAGTGAGTCCACCGTTGCAAGAAATGTCGCCGACCACTTCCGAACCGATTCCGGTTTACGGGCAAAAATCTCAAAGGATCATagcagttaataaaatattcaataaagatGACAAAGTCATAGATTTCCAATCTCAAGTTCCAGAAATGAATGTTCCGTTAAACGCGAGAGCGCCAGCAAGGGACGCAAGTGAAACGAAAGAGACAGAGAACAACGAAGAGAAGGACGACGATGAGGTTGACGTGTTCAAATACGTCATTTTcggtttgaaaattaaaaaagcaatggaggaatgtcaaaatataatcaattcttataataaagaCGCGAAGAAGAGAGATGACGAAGAACCTCCCACTCTAGAACAAATCGTTGAAGTTATGCTGACACTAGACAAGAATTCTGCTGAGTTTCTGGAAAAAATGGACGCAGACGATCCAATAGATATGAATGCTGCTATGTCTAAACTATCAGAGTTAGTCGAAAACATGCCGCAAACGTTAGCGAACATGCCGGAAATTGCATCGAAATTATCCGAATTCGCAAACGCTAGCACCGAACTACCGGAATTCGCGTCCATCATGAACAGCTTGCCGGACGTAAATAATGACGCTCAGTTAACGCCGGAAACGCTGAAACAGATACGCGATTTGAAACTTTCCAAGCGTGACAACATAAAAGTTACCAAAAACACTGCCAAGCGTAAAATAAACCGTAGATATAAGACTGATGATGATGTTTTCGAATTTGAAGGTATCACTGAAATACTAAAAGACGAAAAAGATTTGCAGAATATCatgaagaataaaaataataaggacGATTTCAAGGATTTCCTATTTTCTACATCAGCTCAAGTAGTTATTAATAAGGCCTTCGATTATCTTAAGCAGAATAAGAGTCCGGAGCTCTCGAAGTTTCTAGAAGAAGGCAAGGAGCTACTTTTTTTGCCGCGTAATAGTTTAAATTCTGAAATGTATTCGAAAGCTTCCACTTTGTTCGATAATTCGGTTAAGGATGCGCTGAGTATGACCGAGTTGAGGGATATAGTTAAATCGAGGTTCAATTCGTGGAAACACAACGTCGCCACTAAACTCAAAAGTATACCAATCGATATATTAGAGAATGAAATCGAAGTTATGTTAGATAAATTCTATTCATCCATTCAAGATCTCGCTTCGAAGCAATCCAACAGCGAAAGCGATAAGATAATTGAAAAGATAGACGAACTCAACAGGAACAATGATGATTCAGATAACGAAGGCTGTTCAGCTTCGAAggaaacattaaaacaaataactaaattactAAGCACTTTCGCTGGCAACACTCTGGATCTACTAATAGTTAAATTGTCCAAAATGTCAGATGATAAAAAATCCGCTGTGAAGAGTCTCAAATTTAAATACTTGGATGTAGTCAGACGTTGCGCTGAATCACAGCAGTTAGTTACCTGGATATTTCTAGATCCAGAAATAGCTATAAATGTTATACAGGAATTGACAGGGTTAGAAGTAAGGAAGTTGGACAATGCGCCTGATTTTTCGACGATGGCCAGTGATAGGAAGATAGATTATTTCATGAATCGCTTGAAGGAAACGAATCGACAGTACATGGAGACATTACCCAAGAGAGGTTTGACTGGTGACGAATGGCTTGTGATGCTGTACAGATTAGAACAATTGGAGGACATGTTGAGGGAATCGTTTTCTAAAATGGGACCACCCACCAAAGTCGTGCAAACGCAAGCCAGCGAAGCGGAGATCCTAGCAGCACGGGGTCTGAGTAAAATTATCGGCAAAGCGAACGTTCGAATCGTCAAGAAGACGAACCAAGAAGCGCCGAAACCTGTTAAGAAAGAAGAAATACCGCCCAATAACGAGGAAGACGATAAGAAATGCAAAAGTTACGCTTTGTTAGCGAAATGCGAAGCGGTGCTAACGTCAAAGGGCGAAAAATCACTCTTAGATAGTTTCAACGCTATCAAGTCATACATAACACAAGGCCTTCCCGTCCCGGAAACTCACAAGAAACACGTTATCACGATTTGCTCAAGCATCGACGCTAAATTACTAGACATTGAGGAAACGCTTAAATCGGACAAAGTAGAAACTGATTTGAAAGACAAAAGCGATCTTTCGCTAATCGATTCGGACACGGAATTAGTCGCGAAATATTCAGCCCAAGCGCTGAGAAATGTGAAGCAGACGTTGAACGCGGTCGCCTTCAGGAACATCTCGAGGAACGGCCAGACGAAGTCGGAGAGCGACGTGTGTGATACGCCAAAGAACAGCTGCAAGTGGACGAACGACTGCGTCTGCGACGCGTGCAAGGATTCGGACGTGTCGTCCGTTTGCTTGGGCGATATTGTGAAGTGCTACGATGACAAAAGCAAGAACGTTCTAGATGATAAGAAGAGGGAGAAGAAGGTGGTACAGAAGACGAAACAGCCGGCGAAGGCCTGCGAGAATGGGAACCATCAGCAGCATGTGTGTAAAG TTGGCCACGGAAGCTGTGCTGGCGAAGGCCCTGCTGACCAGCCCTGCAACTGCTGCTACTGCACCGTGTTCGGCCATGCG CCGCCGTTAACAACACCGGTGCCGCGTAATTTCAACGAGACGAGGGAAAGATTACGgtctatattaaataagaagAAGCAGAAATGTAAAacgaat GGAGAATTGGAATCTACCCCAGAGCGGTCGCCTCCGCAGCTCCCGTCGGCTCCGCAAACTCCTCAAACCCCGCTGACCCCGCAACAATCTTCAACACCCCCA GCTCTCCCCAAGACTCTTCCACCGACGCTCACACCTGCGCAGGCGCAGCAGAAACGACAGGCGATCGAGAATCAACAGAAGCAACTAGCTGATAAAATGGCGAAGATGGTAGTGACTGAGAAACCAGAAATCAAACCaaag GCACTCCAGCGCTCAATACCCGTCCAGGTGAATTTGCAGGCGGCGTTGAAAGCTGAGGGTAAAGTGAATGCTAGCGCGATGGAACAGATCCGATTGCag CATTATAAACAGCAGCAGCAGGCTCAAATGCAACAGCAGATGCAACAACAGCAAGCCCAGCAGCAGCAAGGACAACAACAGcagcaacaacaacaaaataaacCTGAACCCATATATGACTTGCCGATACACAACAAACCAACTCTAACGCCTGAACAGCAACAACAAATTAGGGATCAACAG caAGAAAGACACGACGCATTGGTCCGACAACATCAGATGCAAATTCATAAACAGCACCACCTGCAGATACAGAAGGAATACCAGATGAGACAACAgcaaaaacaaatactaaaacaCCAACAGcaacagcagcagcagcagcagcagcaacagcagcagcagcagcagcagcagcaacaACAGAAGCAGCAACAAcaacagcagcagcagcaacaacaacagcagcagcagcagcagcagcagcagctgTTACTGCAGCAACAACAGAAGCAGCAGCAACAACAACAACTACAGCAGCAGCAGCAAATGCGACAAAGTCGACAGCAACAGAACACGGCTTCAATATCAAGTAGAGATACTAGCGTGTTCTCAACTAGCTCCGGTTGTTCTGG tggatCGTGTtggcggggtcgcggtggttGCAATAACAGAGCGGAAGACCCTCGAGATCTAGACGCGCTCCTGCAGTACATCGAGGGTCCAGCGAGGCACGTGGACAGGGGGAAGAAACGAGCCAAGAAACAGCGGCAGAAAGCCAAGAAG ACGGAGTCCCGGCTGGAGAGCCAGCTGGAGCAGCTGCGGCGCGAGCTGAGCGGCGCGCGCGCCACGCACGGCGCGCTGCACGCCGCGCACGGCGCCGCCGCGCGGGACCTGcacgccgcgcgcgccgcgctcgCCGCGCTCGCCGGCCGCAAGAAAG GCAAAAAGCAGAAATTAAATCCGGCTCAGCAGGCGAAGATGCAACTGGTAGCGGAGAAGCTCGGTGACTGTACCGCTCTCTTCAATACCACAGCCAAG GAGCTGCAAATAGCGGAGCGACGCGTGGTGGATCTCTCCAACCGGCTGAACGAGTGCCAGCGCAACCTGGCCGAGGCGCGCGCGCTGCAGGGGAAGGAGGTCGAGGTCGACGTGCGCCAGCGACCG cgaGAGATAGAACCGGAAATCGAATCGATACATCGAGCCATACCCGCCACAATTTCCGACGAGCTCACCG TATTGAAAATGTCTGAAACTCCTCGAAGTCAAGCGCAGAAACAGACGGAAAGTCAAAAGAAACAATCGTGGGAGCAAGCAATTGCGCACATCAACCAACTAGCTAAGGGATCCATGAAAGAGAAG AAGAGGCAGAAAGAACCGCAACCGCAAACACAGCCGCAGCCGCAGCCGCAGCCGAAATCGGAAGCGAGACCCAAGGAGAAAAAAGTTACACCGCCGGTTGTCGAACCCCAACCTATGTCGAATAAACAGAGGAAATTGTTAGCTAGGCAACAG GCAGAGGAGGAGGAGAAAAAGAAACAGCAACAACAAGAAGCGAAGGTCAAGAAAGAGAAGAAACCGGAACCACTGAAAGTAGAAAACACTAAGAAGGAAAAGAAAGATACAAAGAAGGAAGAGCCGAAGAAGAAGAAAGAAGAAAAGAAAGACGTTAAGAAAGAAGATAAGAAGGGTAAAGAGAATAAACAGGAAGTGAAAG CAACACCATCAGCTAAAACGAAAGCCACCCAACAGCAACAGCAACAACAACAGCAGCAACAGCAATCAAAAAAGGAAAAGAAGAAGGAAGGTCAAGTTAAACctcaagttataaatataacccCGGACACGACATTAGAGATTGTAACTAAAAAG aacCAAAGTGCAAATGAGCCGGAGAAGCCAGCATCTTGCAGCATTATGGAGCAACTTAGTAGCGGCGTACAA GTTGCGGATCTCAAACTACCGCCCGGTATTACGTTGACACGTGTTCAACCGAACGAAAAGAAGGAAGCGCCCGTCATTAAGTCTGTC CCGCTGTGGGCGCACAGCGCGCTGCCGAGCGCGCCCACGccggcgccgcgcgcgccgcccgtcATCGCGGCCGACCCCGCGCGCCTGCTGTTCTCCGCGCACGCGCCCCGCG AACCACCAAAAACGATAATCATACCGGAGCAACCGCCCCAGCCGACTGGGAAATCGAAAAAGGCAAAGAAGAAGGCTAAAAAAGCCGCAGCGGAAGCGAATGACCAAAAACACGAGGGTGCCAAAATGGTCACCCTACGCAACCCCATGTTCCATCCCAATCTGCCCCCTGTTCAGATTGCGAACCCTGCTCAAAATAAGGCTGAAATACGGATCCCCGATCCCATCCCGATGCCGCCCGCCCCCTGCCAGGCCACTATCACCCCCACCTCCAACGGGATGTACACCATACGGAACCCGTTAATGTCGATGATGCACCAGCAGAACCTGATGGGTATCAGAAGTCAGAATCCCCAAATGGCGCCTGCCTTCAACCAACCCCAGTACAACTACGTCAATCCGAACGTGTACACGCCTCAGGCGTACGTGGAGCCCGCACGAAACTCCCCCAAAATACCAGAAAACGATTTCCAGCACCGCATCATGAATTTGGCGTCGTTTACTCAAAAGAACGACGAAGGGTACTCCCTTTTTAAAACTCCGGACGAAAATCCGCAAAAGAGTTTTCTAACGCCCGAATATTTCGACGATCAGGCCCCCAAAGTCGTGTCACCGAATCCGATAGGCACCAGACCGGACCACAATCGGAACTACGAAAACGATTCCCTGTTCGCGAATCCGATCCAGCGGCCGGAGCCAATCGGCACCCCCCTAAAAAAAGACGACGAGAAACAGTACAGTGGGCTGTACACCCCCTTCGGGCACGAGGACCGGAACGTCTTCAGAAACGCGCTGTTCAACGACAAGCAAGAACCGAACGCGCATTCAAAAGTCGACGACTCCAGTCCCTACGTGAACGGAGAACTGCCGTACTTCCAGAGACTACGGGCTGGCTCGAAGCTGAACAACGAAGTGACGATACACTACGTCACGGACTCGAAGTTCTACAAAGGGCAG GAGGCGTGCGTGCGCGACGAGTCGCTGTTCTCCCGCCCGCAGCCGCGCGCGTGGCCCGACCCGCACAGCCACA GTGTCCAATCGTCTGTGAGTTCGATGACGTGCGAGAGTGCCTGCGACAGCGGCGGGACTTCGCCCCCACAACACAGACCTG aATCCAGCGTTTTCCTACCAGATCGCAGCATCACAAATCTATCATCTCTGGAAGTTTCTGAACGTGAGATCGAATCGTTCAAGCGTTTCGACTTCTATTTCGAGCCGCCCCAGCACAAGCCGAAGGTCCAGCTCGACGTGCGCGACATAGCGGCCGCGCTGAGACACAACCAGAAATAG